A DNA window from Impatiens glandulifera chromosome 7, dImpGla2.1, whole genome shotgun sequence contains the following coding sequences:
- the LOC124909667 gene encoding UDP-glucosyltransferase 29-like, protein METKKPCLNVVMVPWLAHGHVSPYLELAKRLADRNFRIYLCSTPINLSSIKKRVTQKYSQSIKLIEFHIPSQPDLPPHFHTTNGLPLHLKSVLKRAMDKASPSFTQIIKTLKPDILIYDFNQEWASVAATTIGIPANYNNIFPIGIPLFSRTCDIIFMKTFGELEGKYIEYGSNLLGKKIVPTGPLAQEHGDSEDNSEIMEWLNKKEASSTVFVSFGTESFLSREEIEEVAKGLELSMVNFIWVLRFSFEEEEKISIEEALPNGFLERVGDRGLVVEKWAPQARILMHPNVGGFVSHCGWGSIMEAMTFGIPIVAIPMNLDQPVNARLVEEIGVGLEINRDENGGLSGEEIAEFIREVIVGDEDEKKIRDNTREMKHKIKSKGEEDMDCVVEDLYKLHKKNIHEKNMD, encoded by the exons ATGGAGACGAAGAAGCCATGCTTGAATGTTGTAATGGTTCCATGGCTAGCCCATGGCCATGTCTCTCCTTACTTAGAGCTTGCCAAAAGACTTGCCGACAGAAACTTCCGAATCTATCTATGTTCAACTCCGATCAATCTGAGCTCCATCAAGAAAAGGGTCACACAGAAATACTCTCAATCGATCAAACTCATCGAATTCCATATCCCATCTCAACCCGACCTTCCTCCCCATTTCCACACAACAAATGGCCTCCCACTTCACCTCAAATCAGTTCTCAAAAGAGCCATGGACAAGGCCAGCCCATCTTTCACCCAAATCATTAAAACCCTGAAACCGGACATACTCATTTACGACTTCAACCAAGAATGGGCATCAGTCGCCGCAACAACAATCGGGATACCAGCA aactataataatatatttccaATAGGCATTCCGCTCTTTAGTAGAACCTGCGACATCATATTCATGAAGACGTTTGGAGAATTGGAAGGGAAATACATAGAGTACGGATCAAACCTACTTGGAAAAAAGATAGTCCCCACGGGTCCTCTGGCTCAAGAACACGGAGACTCGGAAGATAACAGCGAGATCATGGAGTGGCTTAACAAGAAAGAGGCATCTTCAACAGTTTTCGTATCATTTGGAACAGAGTCCTTTTTGTCTAGAGAAGAAATAGAGGAAGTAGCAAAAGGGTTGGAGCTAAGTATGGTGAATTTCATTTGGGTGCTTAGATTTTCCtttgaggaggaggagaagatttCAATTGAAGAAGCACTGCCCAATGGCTTTCTTGAGAGGGTGGGAGATAGAGGTCTTGTAGTTGAGAAATGGGCTCCGCAAGCTAGAATCTTGATGCACCCAAATGTTGGAGGATTTGTAAGCCATTGTGGGTGGGGTTCTATAATGGAGGCCATGACATTTGGAATTCCAATTGTGGCTATACCCATGAACTTAGACCAACCAGTGAATGCGAGGTTAGTAGAGGAGATCGGTGTGGGGTTGGAAATAAATAGAGATGAGAATGGAGGGCTGAGCGGGGAAGAGATTGCAGAGTTTATAAGGGAAGTCATAGTTGGTGATGAAGATGAGAAGAAGATTAGGGACAATACAAGAGAAATGAAACACAAAATCAAAAGTAAAGGAGAAGAAGATATGGATTGTGTTGTGGAAGACTTGTACAAgcttcacaagaagaatattcATGAAAAAAACATGGATTAA